A stretch of the Sphingosinithalassobacter tenebrarum genome encodes the following:
- the grxD gene encoding Grx4 family monothiol glutaredoxin produces the protein MSDDTQQRIKDTVDANSVVLFMKGSPLFPQCGFSSRAVAILNHLGADFESVDVLQDQAVRQGIKSFSDWPTIPQLYVQGEFVGGSDIMMEMYESGELAELLKAKGLVS, from the coding sequence ATGAGCGACGACACCCAGCAACGGATCAAGGACACAGTCGACGCCAATTCGGTGGTGCTGTTCATGAAGGGCAGCCCGCTCTTTCCGCAATGCGGCTTTTCGAGCCGCGCGGTGGCGATCCTCAATCATCTCGGCGCCGATTTCGAAAGCGTTGACGTGCTGCAGGATCAGGCTGTGCGCCAGGGCATCAAGAGCTTTTCCGACTGGCCGACGATCCCGCAGCTTTACGTGCAGGGCGAATTCGTCGGCGGTTCGGACATTATGATGGAAATGTACGAATCGGGCGAACTGGCCGAATTGCTCAAGGCCAAGGGACTTGTTTCCTGA
- the leuC gene encoding 3-isopropylmalate dehydratase large subunit — translation MATKPQTLYEKIWADHVVERRDDGTCLVYIDRHLVHEVTSPQAFEGLRSAGRPVRRPDLTLAVPDHNLPTTPRVDAAGKPLPIADPQSAAQLDALRANTAEFGITYIDALDAAQGIVHVVGPEQGFTLPGTTLVCGDSHTAAHGALGALAFGIGTSEVEHVLATQTLLLSQSKSMEVRVEGKLGFGVSAKDVILAVIGRIGAAGGTGYVIEYTGDTFRDMSIEGRLTVSNMSIEGGARAGLIAPDEKTFAYLKGRPLAPAGEAWERALAYWRTLPTDPGASYDRSVRLSASEIAPSLTWGTSPEDVVPITGVVPDPESFEDPSKRKAARKSLDYMGLTPGTAMQDIPVEHVFIGSCTNSRIEDLRAAAEVVKGRKVADRIRQALIVPGSGLVKRQAEQEGLDRVFIEAGFDWREPGCSMCLAMNPDKVPAGERCASTSNRNFVGRQGPGARTHLVSPAMAAAAAVTGRLADVRDLMG, via the coding sequence ATGGCAACCAAACCGCAAACGCTTTACGAAAAGATCTGGGCCGATCATGTCGTGGAACGCCGCGACGACGGCACCTGCCTTGTCTATATCGACCGCCATCTCGTCCATGAAGTGACGAGCCCGCAGGCATTCGAGGGGCTACGCTCGGCGGGGCGCCCGGTGCGGCGTCCCGATCTTACGCTCGCGGTGCCCGACCATAATCTGCCGACGACGCCGCGTGTCGATGCGGCGGGCAAGCCGCTGCCGATCGCCGACCCGCAGAGCGCGGCGCAGCTCGATGCGCTCCGCGCCAACACCGCCGAATTCGGCATCACCTATATCGATGCGCTCGATGCCGCGCAGGGGATCGTCCATGTCGTGGGCCCCGAACAGGGGTTCACGCTGCCGGGAACGACGCTCGTCTGCGGCGACAGCCACACCGCCGCGCATGGTGCGCTGGGCGCGCTTGCCTTCGGCATCGGGACGAGCGAAGTCGAGCATGTGCTGGCGACGCAGACGCTGCTGCTCAGCCAGTCGAAATCGATGGAAGTCCGCGTCGAGGGGAAGCTCGGCTTCGGCGTTTCGGCCAAGGACGTTATCCTGGCGGTGATCGGCAGGATCGGCGCGGCGGGCGGCACCGGCTATGTCATCGAATATACCGGCGACACATTTCGTGACATGTCGATCGAGGGCCGGCTGACCGTCTCCAATATGTCGATCGAGGGCGGCGCTCGCGCTGGCTTGATCGCACCCGACGAAAAGACGTTCGCATATCTCAAAGGGCGCCCGCTCGCGCCGGCGGGCGAGGCATGGGAGCGCGCGCTCGCCTATTGGCGGACGCTGCCGACTGATCCGGGCGCCAGCTATGATCGCAGCGTCCGATTGTCGGCGAGCGAGATCGCGCCGTCGCTCACCTGGGGAACGAGCCCCGAGGACGTCGTGCCGATTACCGGCGTCGTGCCCGACCCGGAAAGTTTCGAGGATCCTTCCAAGCGCAAGGCCGCGCGGAAATCGCTCGACTATATGGGGCTGACGCCCGGCACGGCGATGCAGGATATTCCGGTCGAGCATGTCTTCATCGGATCGTGCACCAACAGCCGGATCGAGGATCTGCGCGCCGCGGCGGAAGTGGTGAAGGGGCGCAAGGTTGCCGATCGCATCCGTCAGGCGCTGATCGTACCCGGATCGGGACTGGTAAAGCGGCAGGCGGAACAAGAAGGACTCGACCGCGTATTTATCGAAGCAGGGTTCGACTGGCGCGAACCGGGCTGTTCGATGTGTCTCGCGATGAACCCGGACAAAGTACCCGCCGGCGAACGTTGTGCTTCCACTTCGAATCGAAATTTTGTAGGACGTCAGGGGCCTGGGGCTCGGACACATCTGGTTTCGCCAGCAATGGCGGCCGCGGCGGCAGTTACGGGTAGACTTGCCGATGTCCGGGATCTGATGGGCTAG
- a CDS encoding DUF1476 domain-containing protein has product MGGFEDREKAFEAKYARDEEVAFRVTARRNRLLGQWAAAQMKLTPEETEAYAKSVVQADFEEAGDEDVVRKLVGDLTAAGIAIDESTVRVAIEEMAAEARRQFMEAK; this is encoded by the coding sequence ATGGGTGGGTTCGAAGATCGCGAGAAGGCATTCGAGGCGAAATATGCTCGCGATGAGGAAGTGGCGTTCCGTGTCACCGCGCGGCGCAACCGGCTGCTTGGCCAATGGGCCGCGGCGCAGATGAAGCTGACGCCCGAAGAAACCGAAGCCTATGCCAAGTCGGTCGTCCAGGCCGATTTCGAAGAGGCCGGTGACGAGGATGTCGTGCGCAAGCTCGTCGGCGACCTGACCGCCGCCGGGATCGCGATCGACGAATCGACGGTTCGCGTGGCGATTGAGGAAATGGCCGCCGAGGCACGTCGCCAGTTTATGGAAGCGAAGTAA
- a CDS encoding BolA family protein, whose product MPMPAAEIEALIREGIPDAQVEITDLAGDGDHYAARVVSESFRGKTRVAQQRAVYAALGERVGGELHALQLTTAAPVKE is encoded by the coding sequence ATGCCGATGCCCGCCGCAGAGATCGAAGCACTGATCCGCGAAGGGATTCCCGATGCGCAGGTCGAAATCACCGATCTGGCGGGGGACGGCGATCACTATGCCGCCCGCGTGGTGAGCGAGAGCTTTCGCGGCAAGACCCGCGTGGCGCAGCAGCGCGCGGTCTATGCCGCGCTCGGCGAGCGCGTGGGCGGCGAACTGCACGCGCTGCAGCTAACAACCGCAGCGCCGGTAAAGGAGTAA
- the leuD gene encoding 3-isopropylmalate dehydratase small subunit, giving the protein MNPVRTVTGTAYPWGAKNVDTDVIIPAHWLKTILRTGLAKGAFETVRAEPGNVFDDPHYAGSPILIAGENFGCGSSREHAAWALADMGVTAVIAPSFSDIFSGNAFKNGIVPVVLPQEAVDRLIEVAQADEITVDLETMTVTTPYQDRFTFELDPFRRQCLLEGLDEVGLTLAQDTAISKYETGVADARPWIKVGAGHESVAVEGIGRT; this is encoded by the coding sequence ATGAACCCCGTCCGCACTGTCACCGGCACCGCCTATCCCTGGGGTGCCAAGAATGTCGACACCGATGTCATCATTCCCGCACACTGGCTGAAAACCATCCTGCGTACCGGTCTCGCCAAGGGCGCGTTCGAAACGGTCCGCGCCGAACCCGGCAATGTGTTCGATGATCCGCATTATGCCGGTTCGCCGATCCTGATCGCCGGCGAGAATTTCGGCTGCGGGTCGAGCCGCGAACACGCCGCCTGGGCGCTTGCCGATATGGGCGTTACCGCAGTGATCGCGCCGAGCTTTTCGGACATCTTCTCGGGCAATGCGTTCAAGAACGGCATCGTGCCGGTGGTTCTGCCGCAGGAAGCCGTCGACCGGCTGATCGAAGTCGCGCAGGCCGATGAGATCACTGTCGACCTCGAAACGATGACGGTCACCACGCCCTATCAGGATCGCTTCACCTTCGAACTCGACCCGTTTCGCCGCCAGTGCCTGCTCGAAGGGCTGGACGAAGTGGGTCTTACGCTGGCACAGGATACCGCGATTTCGAAATACGAAACCGGTGTCGCCGATGCGCGGCCCTGGATCAAGGTAGGGGCGGGCCATGAAAGCGTTGCTGTCGAAGGAATCGGGCGGACCTGA
- a CDS encoding NADPH:quinone oxidoreductase family protein: protein MKALLSKESGGPETLKIEEQPDPTPGKGEVLVAVKACAINFPDVLIIEDKYQFKPERPFAPGGEISGVVEAVGEGVTGFTPGDRVLGVIGHGGLAGKVAVAADALYALPDGRSFEDGAALLLTYATTIHALRDRGKLKQGDTLLILGAAGGVGLAAVELGKAFGATVVAAVSSEEKAAAAKAAGADRTIIYPRAPFDKAQSREVANLFKEAVGPNGADVIYDPVGGDYCEPALRAIAWEGRYLVVGFPAGIPKLPLNLTLLKSCDVCGVFWGAFAARDPQANAAHVDHLFRLWAEDAIAPNVTEVFPFADGGKAIAKMAARQAVGKLVVRVAE, encoded by the coding sequence ATGAAAGCGTTGCTGTCGAAGGAATCGGGCGGACCTGAAACTCTAAAGATCGAAGAGCAACCCGATCCGACACCCGGCAAGGGTGAAGTACTCGTCGCGGTGAAGGCCTGTGCGATCAATTTCCCCGATGTGCTGATCATCGAGGACAAATATCAGTTCAAGCCCGAGCGCCCCTTCGCGCCGGGCGGCGAGATTTCGGGCGTGGTCGAGGCTGTGGGCGAAGGCGTTACCGGTTTCACCCCGGGAGATCGCGTGCTGGGCGTGATCGGTCATGGCGGGCTCGCCGGGAAAGTGGCGGTAGCCGCGGACGCTCTCTACGCGCTTCCCGACGGGCGCAGTTTCGAAGACGGGGCGGCGCTGCTGCTCACATATGCCACCACCATCCATGCTCTGCGCGATCGCGGCAAGCTCAAGCAGGGCGATACGTTGCTGATTCTCGGCGCTGCCGGCGGTGTCGGGCTGGCGGCGGTCGAGCTGGGCAAGGCGTTCGGCGCGACGGTGGTCGCGGCGGTGTCGAGCGAGGAAAAGGCTGCGGCGGCCAAGGCGGCCGGGGCCGACCGCACGATCATCTATCCGCGTGCGCCGTTCGACAAGGCACAGTCGCGCGAAGTCGCCAATCTGTTCAAGGAGGCCGTCGGGCCGAACGGCGCCGACGTGATCTATGATCCGGTCGGCGGCGATTATTGCGAACCGGCACTGCGTGCGATCGCGTGGGAAGGACGCTATCTGGTCGTCGGCTTTCCCGCCGGCATTCCGAAGCTGCCGCTCAATCTGACGTTGCTCAAGAGCTGTGACGTGTGCGGTGTCTTCTGGGGGGCCTTCGCCGCGCGCGATCCGCAGGCGAACGCAGCGCATGTCGATCATCTCTTCCGCCTCTGGGCCGAGGACGCAATCGCGCCCAATGTGACCGAAGTCTTCCCCTTTGCGGACGGTGGCAAGGCGATCGCCAAAATGGCCGCGCGGCAGGCGGTCGGGAAACTGGTGGTGCGCGTCGCCGAATAA